The following coding sequences are from one Triticum dicoccoides isolate Atlit2015 ecotype Zavitan chromosome 4A, WEW_v2.0, whole genome shotgun sequence window:
- the LOC119289717 gene encoding uncharacterized protein LOC119289717, translated as MTAKTSREEGGSSSGKWSGVRATEAAMKMWKVRKAIVEQARAKEQFFREKEPDRHVTPFKPTKFGGCVQEISDSHFSHSVVSIALLQGEKIVFACSGTAVRHWNNIIQDPHTVFVTSSRLVVEFENNRTRDDDFVVQVRRPDGTTIHGLLGLWDEKMEIAIVTAFNTRYLYPVDTCGPLDLHRDDTHKLNLFAAGRDFDGTLMSIKCNDPHFKDGIGFCKCGVTEAGLGGPVILFNGGEGHFAGVITKLCQGGFLFIPTELLHERLQQFEIPSNTTQFGEYSLPQGASCVVPSGFKVRSKMLDSLGYPLPPPLVFEYNGRLVGTFEERFGEVHCWKGYRLDIYANYEKPLWKQLGKKVVERVCRSVVSVASFNGNGTRCFACTGLLITIDDRMFVLTSASLVRTGDAEDNIDPNLMINVFLPPEQSVVGKLEFYHQNYNIAIVGIEDNLTDVCPQDIFEVTKSSKSEVVAIGRTTRENDGLLMASKGNMKCISTRNKDLGSKLDCKYLKLSTCQIKKVGIGGPLICLDDGSFVGMHFYDESGTTPYLPRSSILKVLKRGRSLLSQGQTFFLLMLIGRHVYPTNFH; from the exons AT GACTGCAAAAACCAGTAGGGAGGAGGGAGGCAGCAGCAGTGGCAAATGGTCTGGGGTGAGGGCGACCGAAGCTGCGATGAAGATGTGGAAAG TTCGGAAAGCTATCGTAGAGCAGGCTCGAGCTAAGGAACAGTTCTTCAGGGAAAAGGAACCTGACCGACATGTTACTCCATTCAAACCCACAAAATTTGGTGGCTGCGTCCAGGAAATTTCAGATTCGCATTTCAGCCACAGTGTTGTCTCAATTGCTCTTCTCCAGG GAGAAAAGATAGTATTCGCATGCTCCGGAACAGCCGTACGACACTGGAACAATATAATACAAGATCCCCATACAGTATTTGTGACTAGCTCACGTTTGGTGGTGGAATTTGAGAATAACAGAACCAGAGATGATGATTTTGTG GTTCAAGTCCGTCGTCCTGATGGTACAACTATCCATGGGTTGTTGGGCTTATGGGATGAAAAAATGGAAATTGCTATTGTCACGGCCTTCAACACCCGATATCTCTACCCTGTGGATACATGTGGCCCTCTGGATCTGCACCGAGACGACACGCATAAGCTTAATCTATTTGCAGCTGGTCGTGACTTCGACGGCACTTTGATGAGCATAAAATGCAATGATCCTCATTTCAAAGATGGCATTGGGTTTTGCAAATGTGGTGTCACAGAG GCTGGACTTGGAGGGCCAGTTATACTATTTAATGGCGGTGAAGGGCACTTTGCTGGGGTAATAACTAAGTTGTGTCAAGGCGGTTTCTTGTTCATACCAACGGAGCTACTTCATGAACGGTTGCAGCAATTTGAGATACCAAG TAATACTACCCAGTTCGGTGAATATTCCTTGCCTCAGGGTGCATCCTGCGTTGTCCCTTCAG GATTTAAGGTCAGATCTAAGATGCTTGATTCTTTGGGCTACCCCCTACCACCACCACTTGTGTTTGAGT ATAATGGGCGATTAGTTGGTACATTCGAAGAAAGGTTTGGTGAAGTTCACTGCTGGAAAGGGTATCGTTTAGACATCTACGCCAACTATGAGAAGCCTCTCTGGAAGCAACTTGGAAAAAAAGTTGTTGAGCGTGTATGTAGAAGTGTTGTCTCAGTTGCTTCATTCAATGGTAACGGCACGAGGTGTTTTGCTTGCACAGGTTTGCTTATAACTATTGATGACCGCATGTTTGTCCTTACTTCGGCCAGTTTGGTTAGAACTGGTGATGCTGAAGACAACATTGATCCGAACTTGATG ATTAATGTGTTTCTCCCGCCAGAACAATCAGTGGTGGGGAAACTAGAATTTTACCATCAAAATTACAACATTGCCATTGTCGGTATCGAGGATAATCTCACTGATGTTTGTCCACAAGATATCTTCGAAGTCACAAAGTCATCTAAATCTGAGGTGGTAGCTATTGGGCGTACAACTAGAGAAAATGATGGGTTATTGATGGCCTCAAAGGGTAACATGAAATGTATAAGTACAAGAAACAAGGATTTGGGTTCAAAACTTGATTGCAAATATCTCAAACTGTCAACTTGTCAAATCAAGAAG GTTGGGATTGGAGGGCCCCTTATTTGTCTTGATGATGGGAGTTTTGTTGGCATGCACTTCTATGATGAAAGTGGTACAACTCCTTACCTGCCAAGGAGCAGTATTCTAAAAGTTCTAAAGAGAGGGCGTAGTCTTCTATCACAAGGACAAACTTTTTTTCTCTTGATGCTGATTGGCAGACATGTGTATCCCACAAACTTTCATTGA